The DNA window ATCCCCTTCAGCCCACGGGGCTATGGGGTTCGATCGGTGGCGCTCGCCCCACCAACGCGTCGTGGCTCAACGTCGTCCTCGGCTCGGGCGACGAGCGCATCCCCCAGTGGCCGTACACCGTCAAGGCGCAGGCCCAGACGCTCGGCGTGTCGCTGCCCGGACGCATGGTCGCCGCGCTCTCCATCACCACGGGGGCGGACGTCCACGTCCAGCTCGGCGCCGTCGAGACCTTCTCCGGCCACGTGCTCACGGGCCACGATGCCCTCTCGGCGACGCTCCGGTGGAATGCCTCCGGCGGCTCGATGACCACCCCCATCGTGTACGGCGCGCCCTACGTGACGGCGCAGTACGCAGGGCTGCGGCCGAGAATCACGACGGGCGGGCCGGCCATCCTCTCGGTGAACGGGAGCGGCAGCGGCAACGTGAGCGGCACCCGCTTCGAGATCACGCTCAACAACGGGCAGACCTGGCTCCTCTACGCGACCAGCAACATCACGCTCTCGGTGGCCACGTCCGGCCTGAGCGCCACCTCGGCGTACACGGGCGCCCTGCGCGTGGCCCTGCGCCAGAGCGCCGCCGCGGCCACGGTGCTCGACCAGCACGCCGCCGCCATCCCCACCGGCGGCTCGTTCGGTGCCAGCGTCAACGGCAACACGGCCACGGTGACGTACCAGTGGACCAGGACCGGCTCCGGCACGCTGCTCACCATGGCCATGCCGCACCACCAGTCACGCCTGTCCGGCGCGACCACCACCTCCCTCACCTACACGACGCTGCGCGGCGAGCTGAGGGGCATCGCGGGCAACTCGTGGACGCTGAGCTACCCGCTCCCGGCCACCGACTTCGACGCCCCCAGGGCCATCGATGCGTCACGGCGCGCCGCCGTCGAGAGCGCGCTCCTCGCCGATCAGTCGTTCCAGCCGGACGCGACCACCGTGAGCAACGATCCCTATTTCGGTGGCAAGCAGCTCGCCAAGCTGGCGCGGCTCGCCGTCATCGCCAGGGCGGTCAACCGGACCGACATCACCTCCACCCTGGTCACCCGGCTCAAGCCCCTGGTGAATGCATGGCTGAATGGTACCAACGGGAACCCGCTCCGCTATGACAGCACCTGGGGCGGCCTCATCACGGCTGCAGGACGCAACGATCCGTCCGCCGATTTCGGAATGGGATACTACAACGATCACCACTTCCATTATGGCTATCACCTCTACGCGGCCTCGGTGATCGCGCGGGAGGATCCGGCGTGGGCGACCACCTACGGAGGCCGGGTCATGGCGCTGGTCCGCGACATCATGAATCCCAGCCCCTCCGATCCGTACTTCACCCCCTTCCGGAACTTCGACTTCTACGAGGGTCACAGCTGGGCCGCCGGGCTGTTCGTGTTCGGCGACGCCCGCAACCAGGAATCCACCTCCGAGGCCGTCAACGCCTGGTACTCGACGGCGCTCTACGGCCAGGCCACCAGCAACACGAACCTGCGCAACCTGAGCCGCGTGCTGCTCGCCATGGAGATCGACAGCACCCAGCGGTACTGGCAGGTCCGCAACGCCGACACCATCTACCCCGCCCCCTTCCGCGACTTCCACGCGGTCGGCGTGCTCTGGGGGACCAAGGTCGACGCAGTGACCTTCTTCGGTGCCAACCCCGAGCTGGTCTACGGCATCCAGATGATCCCCTTCACCCCGGTGTCCGAGGCGCTGCTCAACCCGGCCTGGATCCAGGACGCCTGGCCGCAGATGGCGTCCGCCGCGACGAGCGCGTCGCAGGGCTGGCGCGGGTTCATGTACATGGCCCACGGCGTCATCGACAAGAACGCCGCCTGGAGCGAAGCGTCGACCTTGTCCAGCTACGACGACGGCAACAGCCGCACGAACACGTTGTACTGGCTCGCCACGCGCCCCTGATGCCCGCGCACGTCGCTCGGAAGGCAGGCCCTCCCGGGCGACGTGCGCATCCCTGACCCGCTCGGGTCCAGTTCCTTCCTGCGCATCACCGCTCGTAGCGACGGGCAGGTGGTCTATCCTGGCAGCGGAGGCCCCCCTGCATGAGTCAGTTCCGAGACGATCGAGTGGCCCTCCGCGCTCGCACGGAGAACCTCGAGCGGCAACTCGCCGAAGTACAGGACGAGCTGCGACAGTCGCAAGCTGCGCTGCGCGACGCCGAGCAAGCCATTCCCCGAGAGCGTCTGGAGGAACTCGAACAGAGCAAGGCCGGCCAGAGGCACCAGCTCGTCAAGATTCGCCGAGAGCTGCGCCAGACGCAGAAATTGCTGACCGAGACGCAGGAAGCGTTGACCCAGGCCCAGGAGGCCGCGCCCCAGGAGCGGCTGGAGCACCTCGAGAAGGCCCTGGAGGAGCAGCAGCGAGAGAACGCCGAGCTCCAAAAAGAACTGCGTCGCTCGCAGCGAGCGCTGCACCGGTCTCAGAGGTCCAGCTCCCCCGAGCAGGTGGAGCAACTCGAGCGCGAACTCGCAACGGCCCGGGAAGCCCTGAAGAGACGACGGGGAAAGACGGAGATCATCCCCCTGGACGAGACGATCCGCTTCGTTCCCATGCGCCCGGAGCTCACCGCCAGGGATGCTCTCGTCTCCATCATGCTGCTCGCCGTGGGCTTCAGCCTGTATCTCTTGATGAGCTCTTGCGCGGGCACGTGAGCATCGAGTTCGAGTGACGGGCCATCTGACCCGAGACGTCTCGACCCGTCGACCGTGCAGCAGGCCGTCTCCTCCCACCTCACTCCTCCCCGGAGTCCGCTCATCGGCGGATTGCAGATGGGTTATCCTGGAACGAGGATGCACGCATGAGCCAGTTCCGGGACGACCGAGTAGCTCTTCGCGCCCGTGCGGATGGGCTGGAGCAACAGCTCGCCGAGGTCAACGAAGAGCTACAGCGCGCGCAAGAGGCGCTTCGCCAGGCCGAGCAGTCCACGTCCCGTGACCGGGTGGAGCAACTCGAACAGGATGCGCAGGGGCAGAAGAAACAGCTCGCCGCACTCCGCAAAGAGCTACGCCGGACGAAGAAGGCGCTGAACGAGGCCCAGGAATCGCCGTCCCAGGCCCAGCTGAACCAGCTCGAACAGGAGCTTGCAACGACACGACAGACCTTGAAACAGCTTCAAGGTCCGGTGAACAAAGTCCCCCGTGCGCACGACCTGACGCCGCGACAGCATCATCTCCGGCTGGTCGTCGGGCTCGCTTTCATCGCCCTCGTGCTCCTGGCCGCCCGCAGCGCCATCTCACCTCCAGCCTCGGCACCAGGGCTCAGGAGCGCAACCTGGGATGGCAGCGTCGTGGAGTCCTCCGACCCGAGCCTGAAGCCAGGGACCCCCTGCATCGTCATGGCAGGATTCGCCGAGCTGACGTACGGCTCGACCAGCAAGGTCGACCATCTCCAGGTCCACTGCAACGGGAAGACCGTCTTCGAAGCCGGTTCTGGCACACCGCCTCGCAACGCTGCGGTCACCGAGCAGCAGGGTGGGAACGGGGCGCTCGTTTCGCCCATGCTCTACACGCTGGTGTACGACCATGAAGAGGACACGCTGTGGGCCCCTCGTGAGATCTCCCTGAGCTCACCGGCACGCACGGCCAGGATCTGGCGCGACACGTTCCCCCACGTCGACCTCCGCCTGAGCCTCGAACCCACGTCGCATAATTTTCTCTCCGAGGTCCTCTCGCCTCGCCGATGACGTCGCGCTGGACGTCACCTCCTGTTCCACCACACGCCCCCGACGGCCGTATCGCCCGTGCGGCTGCCCGCTCGCCGGACGACGTGCTCGGTCCTTCGACCGAGCCAGACGTCCGCCTGCTTTCCACCTCGCCGGTCGCCGGCTGACGCCCCGTGCGTTACCCTGACGAAGGGAGACGCCTGCATGAGCCAGTACCGGGGAGAGCGAGACGCACTTCGCGCACGCGCAGAGGGCCTGGAGCAGCAGCTCACCGAGGTCCGCGGCGAGCTGCAACAGACGCGCTCGGCGCTGCACCACGCCCAGCAGTCCACGCCGTGGGAACGGCTGGAGCAGCTCGAACGCGATCTCGCCACGGCCCAGAAGGCCGTGCTGGAGCTTCGAGGACAGATGTCCTCCACCGTCCGACCGGCACCTCGCGCGAACGGGGCAGCCGTCGCTGCCGGGATGGTGGCCCTCATCCTGGCAGGGACGGGCACGGCCTTGATCCTCGCCGCGCGCGCGGGAAACAGCGAGCCACCGCCGCGTCGCACCACGGTCACCTGGCCGCCTCCCACGCCCGCCGCGCAGACCCCACTCGCGGGCGCCACGGGCAAGGTCCCGAGCGCGGTGACCCCCGCTCCAGAGCGCATCGAGGCGCGGTGGAACGGGCAGGTCGTGAGTGCCTCCGGGCTGAAGCTCGCGCCAGGGACGGCGTGCTCGGCCGAGGCGACGCTCCTCGACACGCACGAGCAAGGGGCCCTCGGCGTCGACGCGCTCACGGTTCGCTGCGGCGGCCAGGACGTCTACCGCTCCAGCGACGACCTCAATGGCATCTCGATGCTCCGCTCGGGCGCCTCCACCCAGGAGAGCGAGGGGCGGAAGTCCTACACGCTGGTCTACGACGACACGGGGGACAGAACCGGGGACCGCAACCAGATCTCGCTGAGCACGTCGGGACGCGAGGCGCGGATCTGGCGGGCCACGGTCCCTACATTCGACCTTCGCCTCCGCCTCGAACCGCTCGCCAGTGGCACGGCCACCAACACGGGCTTCTAGCGCACGCCGTCGACGCCCACGTATGCCGCCCCCTCGCGGGTCCCCCCCAGCAAAGCCGTCAGCGCGCCAGGTCTCCTGACCTCGCGGCGCCTTCGGCAACGATCACATCCGCACCATCGCAGCGCCCCAGGTGATCCCGGCACCGAGCGCGCAGAGAAGCACCGCGTGGCCCGGCTGCACACGCCCGTCACGCACCGCACCATCCAGCGCGATCGGGATCGACGCCGCGCCCGTGTTGCCCGTCTCGGCGAGGTCCTCGATGAACTTGTGGCGTGGGTAGCCGAGCCGCGCCGAGATCAGATCGACGATGTTGCGGTTGGCCTGGTGCGGAATCACCCAGTCGAGCTCCGCGCTCGTCAACCCCGCCGCCTTGAGCGCCTGCATGGAGTACGAGGTCAGGTGCTTCACGCTGATCTGGAACAGCTCTCGGCCCTTGATCTGTAGCCGGTGCCGCTGTCCTGCGAGCGCGTCTGCCGTCACGGGCTCGGCCGAGCCGCCCGCGGGGACCGACATCAGGCCGGTCAGGCCACCGTCCGCGTGGATGCGGGTGGAGAGGATGCCCCGGTTGTCGCCGGTGGCCGGCCCGAGGACCACCGCGCCCGCACCGTCACCGAAGAGGGGCACCGTGGTCCGGTCCTCCGGGTTCACGAGCCGCGTCATCATGTCCGCGCCCACCACCAGGATGGTGTTGAACGTGCCGGCGGAGATGAACTGGTCCGCGACGGTCATCGCGTAGAGGAAGCCCGCGAACGACGCCGCGATGTCGAAGGAGGGGATCATGTCGGCGCCGATCTTCTGCTGCACGTGCACGGCGGTGGCCGGCATGGGCGAGTCCCCGCTGGTGGTCGCCACGATGATCATGTCGAGATCCGCCGGCGTGAGCCCGGCCGCCTCCAGGGCCGCGCGGCTGGCGGCTGCGGCCATGTCGCTGGTGACCTCGCCCGGAGCCGCGACGCGCCGCCGCTGGATCCCGGTGTGCTCCTGGATCCAGGCGTCCGTCGTGTCGAGGCGCTTCGCCAGCGCGTCGTTGTCCACGATGGTCGCGGGCAGGTAATGCCCGGTACCCACGATGCGGGTCCGCGGGATGCTCATCTGTCGTGCCATGCGGCGCAGGCTAGTACAGCCAGGCCGGGTTCGGAGCAGGAAGCGGGTCGAGACACCGGAGCGCTTGAGTCCTGGGCAACACCGGGTACATAAAGCGCCCGAGATGGCGAAGAGCGACAGCCGCAAAAAGCGCCCCGGTGACGACGAGCCGGTCGACGCGAAGACGTCGTCCGAAGAACGCGACGCCGACACCGAGGCGACGGACGAGACCTCCGAGACGGCCGACGAAGCCTCCGAGACGGCCGACGAGGCCTCCGAGAACGACGCCGACGAGGCCTCCGAGGAGAAAGCCAAGGCCCCTGCCCGCGAAGGGCGCGCAAGGGCGAAGGGACGGCCGACCCCCCGCGCGCTCCCGCCACCGCCCCTCCCGGTCCAGGGCGGTGCGCTGGGCAAGAGCCTGCTGCTGTTCGTGCTCATCATCGGCGGCCTGGCTGCAGCGTTCGCCATCTTCGGCCAGGAGACCGGGGGGCGCGGCGCCGTCGCCTGGAAGCCAGGCTCGAAGACGCAGGTGGAGATCACCCTGGTGGCCAGCGACAAGCGCGACCTCTCCTGCTGGTCACCCCAGGAGCAGAACGAGCGCCACTGCGGCTTCGAGGCTCCCGCCAAGCCCTGGTCGAAGGGTGACCCGAACGACGACAAGCTCCTCTTGCGCCCGTACACGACCGTCGACGGCGTGCAGTTCCTCGCCGCCGGCGTGTGGAGCGATCCCGCGCTCGCCGGCAACCTGCCCCTCGGCCGCTTCTCGGTGAAGTGCACCTTCAACGTCGAGGGCTCGTTCAAGCGGCCCAGCGTGCGGTGGTCCTCCGAGGGATCCTGGCTCGACCAGACGAACGACTG is part of the Chondromyces crocatus genome and encodes:
- a CDS encoding glycosyl hydrolase, coding for MGGHRPGAPTRILGFLALLGGVGAIGAACVAPPGDDEFDEFDEAEMALCPGARNPYARIEAESANASQGVTFETTTDTGGGQNAGSIANGDYLRFNAVDFGSPGANNVQARVASGASAGVSGLVEYRLGGVNGTLIGSFSVGSTGGWQSWQTVPANVQASGIHDLYVVFKSGQPADFVNLNWIQFQGSIGSGSCPGATSSSSATTSTSSTSATTGSGGSGGTGGGGGSGGAWTYNPGQAFATTAPPFTNVTHPLQPTGLWGSIGGARPTNASWLNVVLGSGDERIPQWPYTVKAQAQTLGVSLPGRMVAALSITTGADVHVQLGAVETFSGHVLTGHDALSATLRWNASGGSMTTPIVYGAPYVTAQYAGLRPRITTGGPAILSVNGSGSGNVSGTRFEITLNNGQTWLLYATSNITLSVATSGLSATSAYTGALRVALRQSAAAATVLDQHAAAIPTGGSFGASVNGNTATVTYQWTRTGSGTLLTMAMPHHQSRLSGATTTSLTYTTLRGELRGIAGNSWTLSYPLPATDFDAPRAIDASRRAAVESALLADQSFQPDATTVSNDPYFGGKQLAKLARLAVIARAVNRTDITSTLVTRLKPLVNAWLNGTNGNPLRYDSTWGGLITAAGRNDPSADFGMGYYNDHHFHYGYHLYAASVIAREDPAWATTYGGRVMALVRDIMNPSPSDPYFTPFRNFDFYEGHSWAAGLFVFGDARNQESTSEAVNAWYSTALYGQATSNTNLRNLSRVLLAMEIDSTQRYWQVRNADTIYPAPFRDFHAVGVLWGTKVDAVTFFGANPELVYGIQMIPFTPVSEALLNPAWIQDAWPQMASAATSASQGWRGFMYMAHGVIDKNAAWSEASTLSSYDDGNSRTNTLYWLATRP
- a CDS encoding beta-ketoacyl-ACP synthase III; translation: MARQMSIPRTRIVGTGHYLPATIVDNDALAKRLDTTDAWIQEHTGIQRRRVAAPGEVTSDMAAAASRAALEAAGLTPADLDMIIVATTSGDSPMPATAVHVQQKIGADMIPSFDIAASFAGFLYAMTVADQFISAGTFNTILVVGADMMTRLVNPEDRTTVPLFGDGAGAVVLGPATGDNRGILSTRIHADGGLTGLMSVPAGGSAEPVTADALAGQRHRLQIKGRELFQISVKHLTSYSMQALKAAGLTSAELDWVIPHQANRNIVDLISARLGYPRHKFIEDLAETGNTGAASIPIALDGAVRDGRVQPGHAVLLCALGAGITWGAAMVRM